The Aequorivita sublithincola DSM 14238 genome window below encodes:
- a CDS encoding beta-ketoacyl-[acyl-carrier-protein] synthase family protein — MRRVVITGMGIYSCIGKNLQEVKESLYNGKSGIICDGKRKDFGYRSCLTGWVEEPNLKEQLSRRERVSLGEEGAYAYAATIEALKNAKIDQQFLNENEVGILYGNDSTAKSVIESVDKIREKKDTTLVGSGAIFKAMNSSVTMNLSTIFKLRGINFTISAACASGSHSIGMAYFLIKNGLQDCIISGGAQEINELAMGSFDGLGVFSTQLDPTKASRPFDKDRDGLVPSGGAATLVIESYESAMKRGAPILGEIIGYGFSSNGDHISTPNVDGPSRAMKMALDQANIKASEIDYVNAHATSTPVGDANEALAIVDVFGENGPCVSSTKSMTGHECWMAGASEVIYSMLMMEYSFIAPNINLENPDEAASKLNLVNKTLNKKIDVFLSNSFGFGGTNSALIIKKCKL; from the coding sequence TTGAGAAGAGTAGTAATAACCGGAATGGGCATTTATTCTTGTATAGGCAAAAACTTACAAGAAGTAAAGGAATCGTTATATAACGGTAAGTCTGGCATTATTTGCGACGGAAAACGTAAAGATTTTGGATATCGCTCCTGTTTAACAGGCTGGGTTGAAGAACCTAATTTGAAAGAACAACTTTCCCGCAGAGAGCGTGTAAGTTTAGGCGAAGAAGGCGCATACGCCTATGCCGCAACTATTGAAGCTTTAAAAAACGCTAAAATAGATCAACAATTCCTAAACGAAAACGAAGTTGGAATTCTCTACGGAAACGATAGTACAGCGAAATCGGTTATAGAATCTGTAGATAAAATACGTGAGAAAAAGGATACAACGCTTGTTGGTTCTGGCGCTATTTTCAAGGCGATGAATTCTTCTGTAACAATGAATCTTTCAACTATATTTAAGTTGAGAGGCATCAATTTCACAATTAGTGCAGCTTGCGCAAGTGGCTCACATTCTATCGGGATGGCTTATTTTCTTATAAAAAATGGATTGCAAGATTGTATCATTTCAGGTGGTGCACAAGAAATTAACGAGCTCGCAATGGGCAGTTTTGATGGTCTCGGCGTTTTCTCAACACAATTGGACCCAACAAAAGCAAGTCGCCCGTTCGATAAAGATAGAGATGGTTTAGTGCCAAGCGGAGGAGCAGCAACCTTAGTAATTGAAAGCTACGAAAGCGCAATGAAACGTGGCGCACCAATTTTAGGTGAAATTATTGGTTATGGTTTTTCTTCAAATGGCGATCATATTTCAACACCAAATGTGGATGGACCTTCAAGAGCGATGAAAATGGCTTTGGATCAAGCAAATATAAAAGCTTCAGAAATAGATTATGTGAATGCCCATGCAACTTCAACACCAGTTGGCGATGCAAATGAAGCTTTAGCAATAGTAGATGTCTTTGGAGAAAATGGTCCTTGCGTAAGTTCCACAAAATCTATGACCGGTCACGAATGCTGGATGGCTGGGGCAAGCGAAGTAATATATTCAATGCTAATGATGGAGTATTCTTTTATAGCACCTAACATAAATTTGGAAAATCCTGACGAGGCAGCTTCAAAATTAAACCTTGTTAACAAAACGTTAAACAAAAAAATTGATGTATTTTTGTCCAATTCTTTTGGGTTCGGAGGAACCAATTCAGCATTAATTATTAAAAAATGCAAACTTTAA
- a CDS encoding WG repeat-containing protein yields MKTIFSFALILLLGTFSVTAQELALVRDNDLFGYINKSGEYAIQPQFEKADSFSGKYAAAMKDKKWGLINTTGEWVIQPQYDRVKTFNSGYVLVLTDKDWKYINAKGETLSTPATDKYYDFDNGVAIIRSGEKIGLIDTNGKTIVEPKYDEIKGFNNGYAKFKNGETWGLLSKKGEEFVPAHYNEIGDYSKNGIWARKGESFGLLINGTFTPIDGVDKIWDFTNDSPLTYARSNKMMGFINDKGEWIIQPTYDKVRAFNAGLAPVNMGKEWGYINEKGEKVIDIKYRDAEIFSDNGLAPVKEKKQWGFIDKTGKLVISMEYDISSGFGFLQSGSDKGFIDGYARVKKDKDWGFIDKDGKVLGKWHQNAENFVDTSK; encoded by the coding sequence ATGAAAACAATTTTTTCTTTTGCATTAATCCTTTTATTAGGAACATTCTCAGTTACCGCTCAGGAACTGGCTTTGGTGCGCGACAACGATTTGTTTGGATACATTAACAAATCTGGCGAATATGCTATTCAACCTCAATTTGAAAAAGCCGATAGCTTCTCTGGCAAGTACGCCGCAGCTATGAAGGATAAAAAATGGGGGCTTATAAATACTACTGGTGAGTGGGTGATCCAGCCACAGTACGACAGGGTAAAAACCTTCAATTCGGGCTATGTTTTAGTGCTTACAGATAAGGACTGGAAATATATCAATGCTAAAGGTGAAACATTAAGCACACCTGCAACCGATAAATATTACGATTTTGATAACGGCGTTGCGATAATTCGTAGTGGCGAAAAAATTGGTTTGATTGATACCAATGGAAAGACCATCGTAGAACCGAAATATGATGAAATTAAAGGTTTCAACAATGGCTATGCAAAATTCAAAAACGGTGAAACTTGGGGATTGTTGAGCAAAAAGGGCGAGGAATTTGTTCCTGCACATTATAATGAAATTGGAGATTACAGCAAAAACGGAATTTGGGCAAGAAAAGGCGAAAGCTTTGGTTTGCTCATTAACGGTACATTTACACCAATTGATGGCGTAGATAAGATTTGGGATTTCACAAATGATTCGCCATTAACTTACGCTCGAAGTAATAAAATGATGGGTTTCATTAATGACAAAGGCGAATGGATTATCCAACCAACGTATGACAAAGTTCGCGCATTCAATGCGGGTCTTGCACCAGTAAATATGGGCAAAGAATGGGGTTATATTAATGAAAAAGGCGAAAAAGTAATCGATATAAAATACAGAGATGCCGAAATTTTTTCAGATAATGGCTTGGCTCCAGTGAAAGAAAAAAAACAATGGGGTTTTATTGATAAAACTGGTAAATTGGTAATTTCGATGGAATATGATATTTCATCAGGATTTGGATTTTTACAAAGTGGATCAGACAAAGGTTTTATAGATGGTTATGCTCGTGTAAAGAAAGATAAAGATTGGGGTTTTATAGATAAAGATGGAAAGGTATTGGGCAAATGGCACCAAAATGCGGAGAATTTTGTAGATACTTCGAAATAA
- a CDS encoding beta-ketoacyl-ACP synthase III produces MKNVYITRIAKFLPNEPVENEAMEEKLGVINGKTSKARRIILRNNQIKTRYYAIDKDGNVTHNNAQLAAEAVEALCDDTFNKNQIELLSCGTSSPDQILPSHAAMVHGFLKNGNLEVNSPSGACCAGMNALKYGYMAIKSDQVKNAVCTGSERTSSWMKSDIFEDEVAHLKEVEENSILAFNKEFLRWMLSDGAGAVLLESEPNGKTPLKIEWMEGYSYAFELDTCMYAGGEKLEDGNLKPWSEYPADVWGKMSLFAMKQDVKLLGENILQKGVESMKDAMAKHNITEEDIDYYLPHISSYYFKENLYNEIERQGLHLSWDKWFLNLTKVGNVGAGSIYLMLEELVHSGKLKKGERIFLQVPESARFAYSYAYLTVV; encoded by the coding sequence ATGAAGAACGTTTACATTACTAGGATTGCAAAGTTTTTACCAAACGAACCCGTTGAGAATGAGGCCATGGAAGAAAAGCTTGGTGTCATCAATGGAAAAACATCAAAAGCACGTCGTATAATTCTTCGGAATAACCAAATAAAAACACGTTACTACGCCATCGATAAAGATGGAAATGTTACACACAACAACGCTCAACTAGCTGCTGAAGCGGTTGAAGCTTTGTGTGATGATACTTTCAACAAAAATCAAATTGAACTTTTATCTTGTGGAACATCAAGTCCAGACCAAATTTTACCGAGCCACGCGGCAATGGTACACGGGTTTTTAAAAAATGGAAATCTTGAAGTTAATTCTCCTTCTGGAGCTTGTTGCGCTGGAATGAACGCGTTGAAATATGGTTATATGGCCATAAAATCAGACCAAGTAAAGAACGCAGTTTGTACAGGTTCTGAAAGAACTTCCTCTTGGATGAAGAGCGATATTTTTGAAGATGAAGTAGCCCATTTAAAGGAAGTTGAAGAAAATTCAATTCTAGCTTTTAATAAAGAATTTTTACGTTGGATGCTTTCTGATGGTGCTGGAGCAGTGCTCTTAGAAAGTGAACCAAACGGAAAAACGCCACTTAAAATTGAATGGATGGAAGGCTACAGTTATGCCTTCGAACTCGATACTTGCATGTACGCTGGTGGCGAGAAATTAGAAGACGGAAACCTAAAGCCTTGGAGTGAATATCCAGCAGATGTTTGGGGAAAAATGTCTCTTTTCGCAATGAAACAGGACGTAAAACTTTTAGGCGAAAACATCCTTCAAAAAGGTGTTGAAAGTATGAAAGACGCAATGGCGAAACATAACATCACTGAAGAGGATATAGATTATTACCTTCCACATATTTCTTCCTATTATTTCAAAGAAAATTTATACAACGAAATTGAACGTCAAGGACTTCATTTATCTTGGGATAAGTGGTTTTTGAACCTTACAAAAGTTGGTAATGTTGGTGCTGGTTCTATTTATCTTATGTTAGAAGAATTAGTACATTCAGGAAAACTTAAAAAAGGGGAAAGAATATTTCTTCAAGTGCCAGAAAGCGCGCGTTTTGCATATTCTTACGCCTATTTAACCGTGGTTTAA
- a CDS encoding HAL/PAL/TAL family ammonia-lyase: MPTLKGKLEIADFDKIIFKNDAVQLHKDIIERVQNSFDFLKEFSENKIIYGVNTGFGPMAQYKIKDDERIQLQYNLIRSHASGTGNPITAQYVRAAMLARLNTLSLGNSGVHPSVIKLMGELLNKNIIPLIYEHGGVGASGDLVQLAHLALVLIGEGEVFYKDERRNTEEVFKLENLQPIKVELREGLALMNGTSVMTGIGVVNVLYTKRIMAWMIKASSAINEIVKAYDDHLSFELNQTKRHNGQRQVAEMMRTHLKDSSLTRKREHHLYNGSSNEEVFVEKVQEYYSLRCVPQILGPVLDTLNSVESILIEEVNSANDNPIVDVEKKNVYHGGNFHGDYVALEMDKLKIVVAKMTMLSERQLNYLLNSKLNDILPPFVNLGKLGLNFGMQGVQFTATSTTAESQMLSNPMYVHSIPNNNDNQDIVSMGTNAALITKKVIENAFEVVAIELITIIQAIEYLKVQDSVSSETKKMYDEIRAIVPVFKEDVIMYPYVNKVKEFLMEP; encoded by the coding sequence ATGCCAACATTAAAAGGAAAACTTGAAATAGCCGATTTTGATAAAATAATTTTCAAAAACGATGCTGTCCAACTTCACAAAGATATAATAGAAAGAGTTCAAAACAGTTTTGACTTTCTAAAAGAATTTTCAGAAAACAAAATTATCTACGGTGTCAATACTGGTTTCGGCCCGATGGCGCAGTACAAAATTAAGGACGACGAGCGCATTCAGCTTCAATACAACCTTATTCGTAGTCACGCGTCAGGAACAGGAAACCCTATTACTGCCCAATACGTTCGGGCTGCAATGCTCGCACGTTTGAATACACTAAGCCTTGGCAATAGTGGCGTGCATCCATCAGTAATAAAATTGATGGGAGAATTGCTGAATAAAAATATCATTCCACTTATATATGAACACGGCGGCGTTGGTGCTAGTGGCGATTTGGTGCAACTTGCACATTTAGCTTTAGTACTTATAGGCGAAGGCGAAGTTTTCTATAAAGACGAAAGAAGAAATACTGAAGAAGTTTTCAAGCTAGAAAACCTGCAGCCCATAAAAGTTGAACTTCGTGAAGGTTTAGCGTTGATGAACGGGACATCAGTAATGACGGGGATTGGCGTTGTAAATGTGCTTTACACAAAGCGAATTATGGCGTGGATGATTAAAGCATCTTCCGCCATAAACGAAATCGTAAAAGCCTATGATGACCATCTTTCTTTTGAATTAAACCAAACCAAACGTCACAACGGACAGCGTCAAGTTGCCGAAATGATGCGCACACATTTAAAGGATAGCAGTTTAACCCGTAAACGCGAACATCACTTATATAATGGTTCAAGTAATGAGGAGGTATTTGTTGAAAAAGTACAGGAATATTACTCCTTACGCTGCGTACCACAGATTTTGGGGCCAGTTTTGGATACATTAAATTCCGTTGAAAGTATTTTAATTGAAGAAGTAAACTCAGCCAACGACAACCCAATTGTAGATGTTGAAAAGAAAAACGTTTATCACGGCGGAAATTTTCACGGTGATTATGTTGCCCTAGAAATGGACAAACTGAAAATAGTTGTTGCCAAGATGACGATGCTTTCGGAGCGGCAATTAAATTACCTTCTAAATTCTAAATTGAATGATATTCTGCCGCCATTCGTAAACTTAGGCAAATTAGGTTTGAATTTTGGAATGCAAGGTGTTCAGTTCACAGCAACTTCAACAACTGCAGAAAGTCAAATGCTTAGCAACCCAATGTACGTGCACAGCATCCCGAACAATAACGACAATCAGGATATTGTAAGTATGGGAACTAATGCAGCGCTAATTACCAAAAAAGTAATCGAAAATGCTTTTGAAGTAGTAGCAATAGAGCTTATAACCATCATTCAAGCCATTGAATATTTAAAAGTACAGGACAGCGTTTCGTCTGAAACAAAAAAGATGTACGATGAAATCCGCGCCATTGTTCCAGTTTTCAAAGAAGACGTGATTATGTATCCCTATGTGAACAAGGTGAAAGAGTTTTTAATGGAACCTTAA
- a CDS encoding phosphopantetheine-binding protein, protein MNKEVIVEKINYFLVDEFEVESEDIEPKANLKETLELDSLDFVDLVVAVESNFSVKLTGEDFVNVTTLQDFYDLIETKIS, encoded by the coding sequence ATGAACAAAGAGGTTATTGTAGAGAAGATCAACTACTTTTTAGTAGATGAGTTTGAGGTAGAAAGCGAAGACATTGAGCCAAAAGCTAATCTAAAGGAAACTTTAGAGTTGGACAGTTTGGATTTTGTGGACTTAGTAGTCGCTGTTGAGTCTAACTTTAGCGTGAAATTAACTGGTGAGGATTTTGTAAATGTCACAACGCTTCAAGATTTTTACGATCTTATTGAAACAAAAATCAGCTGA
- a CDS encoding lipid A biosynthesis acyltransferase, whose product MAGEWEGKSKGTVFGYKIFIFFITKLGVRAAYVLLYPVALYYVFFAGKSTRSIFYYFRKRLKYPSLKSLFSIYKSYFIFGKTIIDKAAISSGLKSQFTYECDGVENITNLLDTQQGGIMISAHLGNFEIAEYFFEEIDTRSQISLVTTDAEHQNIKEYMEKVTVRSRVKFILVNDDMSHIFEINNALTSGELVCFTGDRYMKGQKVLTESLRGKEANFPAGPFLLASRLNVPVLFVYVMKETNKHYHLYARQAEVKNRDAQGLLKKYTESVEWMLKKYPLQWFNYFDFWETND is encoded by the coding sequence ATGGCGGGCGAGTGGGAAGGCAAGAGCAAAGGAACCGTTTTTGGATATAAGATCTTTATATTTTTTATAACAAAATTAGGGGTTCGCGCTGCCTATGTGCTACTTTATCCCGTTGCGCTTTATTATGTTTTTTTCGCCGGAAAAAGCACTCGCTCCATTTTTTACTATTTCCGAAAAAGACTTAAATATCCTTCGCTAAAAAGTCTTTTCAGCATTTATAAAAGTTATTTCATTTTTGGAAAAACCATCATAGACAAGGCCGCTATCTCCTCAGGCTTAAAAAGTCAATTTACCTATGAATGTGATGGTGTTGAAAACATAACCAATCTGCTCGATACACAGCAAGGTGGAATTATGATAAGTGCCCACTTGGGTAATTTTGAAATTGCCGAATATTTCTTCGAAGAAATAGATACTCGTTCGCAAATAAGCCTCGTAACTACAGATGCAGAACACCAAAATATAAAGGAATACATGGAAAAAGTAACCGTGCGTTCCAGAGTGAAATTTATTTTGGTAAATGACGATATGTCGCATATTTTTGAGATAAACAACGCACTTACAAGTGGCGAATTGGTCTGCTTTACTGGCGATAGATATATGAAAGGTCAAAAAGTATTGACGGAATCGCTTAGGGGCAAGGAAGCAAATTTTCCAGCTGGACCATTTTTATTGGCAAGTAGGTTGAACGTTCCAGTTTTGTTCGTTTATGTAATGAAAGAAACCAACAAACATTACCATTTATACGCCCGTCAAGCGGAAGTAAAAAACCGCGATGCTCAAGGATTATTGAAAAAATATACTGAAAGTGTAGAATGGATGCTCAAAAAATATCCATTACAATGGTTTAACTATTTTGATTTTTGGGAAACGAACGATTAA
- the fabG gene encoding 3-oxoacyl-ACP reductase FabG — translation MEEKKEKQKYALVTGGSRGIGRAVCIQLAKDLEYNLLINYNGNKEAAQQTLKEVEGLGAKGEIIQFDVTNSEAVNKAFDVWHEANKDAIIEVIINNAGITKDGMFMWMKPEDWHSVINTSLNGFYNVTNALIQKMLVNKYGRIINMVSVSGLKGTPGQVNYSAAKGAVIGATKALAQEVAKRNITVNAVAPGFIKSDMTAELDEKELKKMIPANRFGEAEEVAHIVSFLASKKASYITGEVININGGIYS, via the coding sequence ATGGAAGAGAAAAAGGAAAAGCAAAAATACGCATTAGTTACAGGAGGCTCGCGAGGCATTGGTCGTGCGGTATGTATTCAACTCGCAAAAGATTTAGAATATAACCTACTTATAAATTATAACGGCAACAAAGAAGCCGCCCAACAAACTTTAAAAGAAGTAGAGGGACTTGGAGCTAAAGGCGAAATAATCCAATTTGACGTAACAAACTCCGAAGCCGTAAATAAGGCATTTGACGTATGGCATGAAGCAAACAAAGACGCTATCATTGAAGTAATTATAAACAATGCCGGAATAACAAAAGACGGTATGTTTATGTGGATGAAACCCGAAGATTGGCACAGTGTAATTAACACTAGTTTGAATGGTTTTTACAATGTTACCAATGCGTTGATTCAAAAAATGTTGGTCAATAAATATGGAAGAATTATAAATATGGTTTCAGTTTCAGGTTTAAAAGGAACGCCAGGCCAAGTAAATTATTCCGCAGCAAAAGGAGCTGTTATTGGCGCAACAAAAGCCTTGGCACAAGAAGTTGCAAAACGAAACATAACGGTAAACGCAGTAGCTCCTGGATTCATAAAAAGTGATATGACTGCTGAACTTGATGAAAAAGAATTAAAGAAAATGATTCCCGCCAACCGTTTTGGCGAAGCTGAAGAAGTGGCGCATATTGTTAGCTTTTTAGCATCAAAAAAAGCTTCGTATATTACGGGTGAAGTGATTAATATTAATGGAGGGATTTATTCGTAA